A stretch of the Bordetella genomosp. 8 genome encodes the following:
- a CDS encoding NAD(P)/FAD-dependent oxidoreductase, whose product MNRSYDFIVAGAGMVGSAIAMGLAGLGRRVLMLDGADTDYRAAKANFGLVWVQGKGYGNVPYQRLSHEAGRLWPEFARDLERETGMTLQYENRGGLHFCLGQHEFEDRAARMRLWDANTPELPASIEMLDAGELTRRFPTLRLGREVSGASFCDRDAHVNPLRLLAALQAAYLRRGGLLYSRRPVTAIEPLAGGGFAVIAAAGREGAAPERYEAANVVIAAGLGSAALGGMVGLDVPLRPQRGQLLVTERLAPMLPLPASGVRQTGEGTVMIGVTQEEVGYDLNTTADAAARMSRKALRVLPDLAGARLVRQWSCLRVMTPDGRPVYAGSAQYSGAWTALCHSGVTLASFHAGPLARALDHGALPATLDAFHHERFDVSQAA is encoded by the coding sequence CCGCCGCGTACTGATGCTCGACGGCGCGGATACCGACTACCGCGCGGCCAAGGCCAACTTCGGCCTGGTGTGGGTACAGGGCAAGGGCTACGGCAACGTTCCCTACCAGCGCCTGTCGCATGAGGCCGGCCGGCTGTGGCCGGAATTCGCGCGCGACCTGGAGCGCGAAACCGGCATGACGCTGCAGTACGAGAATCGCGGCGGCCTGCATTTCTGCCTGGGCCAGCACGAATTCGAGGATCGCGCCGCGCGCATGCGGCTCTGGGACGCCAATACCCCTGAACTGCCCGCCTCCATCGAAATGCTGGACGCCGGCGAACTCACGCGCCGCTTTCCCACCTTGCGGCTGGGCCGCGAGGTGTCCGGCGCCAGCTTCTGCGACCGCGATGCGCACGTCAATCCGCTGCGTCTGCTGGCCGCGCTGCAGGCGGCGTATCTGCGCCGGGGCGGCCTGCTGTACAGCCGGCGGCCGGTGACGGCCATCGAACCGCTGGCCGGCGGCGGTTTCGCCGTGATTGCCGCCGCTGGACGCGAAGGCGCCGCCCCCGAGCGCTACGAGGCCGCCAACGTCGTCATCGCCGCCGGCCTCGGCTCCGCCGCGCTGGGCGGCATGGTCGGCCTGGACGTCCCCTTGCGGCCGCAGCGCGGGCAGCTCCTGGTCACCGAACGCCTGGCGCCCATGCTGCCGCTGCCGGCCAGCGGCGTGCGCCAGACCGGCGAAGGCACGGTGATGATAGGCGTCACCCAGGAAGAAGTGGGCTACGACCTCAACACCACCGCCGACGCCGCCGCGCGCATGAGCCGCAAGGCCCTGCGCGTGCTGCCCGACCTGGCCGGCGCGCGCCTGGTGCGGCAGTGGTCCTGCCTGCGCGTCATGACTCCCGACGGCCGCCCGGTATATGCCGGGTCGGCCCAGTATTCCGGCGCGTGGACCGCGCTTTGTCATTCCGGCGTCACGCTGGCGTCTTTCCATGCCGGGCCCCTGGCCCGTGCCCTGGATCACGGCGCGCTGCCGGCCACTCTGGATGCTTTTCACCATGAGCGCTTCGATGTTTCGCAAGCTGCATGA
- a CDS encoding (2Fe-2S)-binding protein, which translates to MFRKLHEPGAQALTVYIDGAAVSAEPGESVAAVLLRQDTAATRTTPVKESPRAPYCMMGVCFDCLAIVDGVASTQTCLVTVQEGMRIERQFGKRSVLP; encoded by the coding sequence ATGTTTCGCAAGCTGCATGAACCCGGCGCGCAGGCGCTGACAGTCTACATAGACGGCGCGGCCGTGTCCGCCGAGCCCGGCGAATCCGTTGCCGCGGTGCTGCTGCGGCAGGATACCGCCGCCACGCGCACCACGCCCGTCAAGGAAAGCCCGCGCGCGCCCTACTGCATGATGGGCGTGTGCTTCGACTGCCTGGCCATCGTCGACGGCGTGGCCTCCACCCAGACCTGTCTGGTCACGGTCCAGGAAGGCATGCGGATAGAACGCCAGTTCGGCAAGCGGAGCGTGCTGCCATGA